One Owenweeksia hongkongensis DSM 17368 genomic region harbors:
- a CDS encoding helix-turn-helix domain-containing protein: protein MKDNGYVKRTQKDYSLNFKLQVVQEIERGELSQHGAVRKYGIQARSTVLSWLRKYGNFDWENQTPIQMPKTPEQKLMELEQKVRLLEKQKKQLEHQIERADKKAIIFDMMIDIAEKEYNIPIRKNSLPEQSTNTKNTTKKA from the coding sequence ATGAAAGACAATGGCTACGTAAAGCGTACACAAAAAGATTACAGCTTAAACTTCAAGCTGCAAGTTGTCCAAGAAATAGAACGGGGCGAGTTAAGTCAGCATGGAGCAGTCCGAAAATATGGCATTCAGGCTCGCAGTACTGTGCTGAGTTGGTTAAGAAAGTATGGTAACTTTGATTGGGAAAATCAAACTCCAATACAAATGCCCAAAACTCCAGAACAAAAACTGATGGAACTAGAGCAAAAAGTTCGGCTATTAGAAAAGCAGAAAAAGCAGCTGGAACATCAAATAGAACGAGCCGACAAAAAGGCGATCATCTTTGATATGATGATAGATATAGCCGAGAAAGAGTACAATATTCCAATCAGAAAAAACTCCTTACCCGAACAGTCAACCAATACAAAGAACACTACCAAGAAAGCCTAA
- the rlmF gene encoding 23S rRNA (adenine(1618)-N(6))-methyltransferase RlmF: MNMSDKKKEHPKVKSSLHARNRHRQRYDFKALTESSPDLAAFVKPNNYGDESIDFFNPEAVKALNKALLKHHYGVDHWDIPESYLCPPIPGRADYLHHIADLLAQSNGGNLLIGEHIKCLDVGVGANCIYPIIGNVEYGWRFVGSDIDPVAIKSARKIVEANPLISEEIELRLQSNPRFIFEGVLKPGEQVDLAICNPPFHSSKAEAQAGTVRKLRNLKHKKDVKPVLNFGGNNNELWCEGGEQKFVKDMIFESRRFSNSCFWFSSLISKEANLKSVYKTLKKVGAISVKTIPMGQGNKVSRIVAWTFLTPAQQKEWKTRRWNKKPME, encoded by the coding sequence ATGAATATGTCCGATAAAAAGAAAGAGCATCCCAAGGTAAAGTCGAGTTTGCACGCTAGAAACAGGCATCGCCAGCGTTACGATTTTAAAGCGCTGACTGAGAGCAGCCCTGATTTGGCGGCTTTTGTAAAGCCCAATAACTACGGTGATGAGTCTATCGACTTTTTTAATCCTGAAGCTGTAAAGGCGCTAAACAAGGCTTTGCTAAAACATCATTATGGTGTCGATCATTGGGATATTCCCGAAAGCTATTTGTGTCCGCCAATTCCTGGCAGGGCAGATTATTTACACCACATTGCAGATTTATTGGCGCAAAGCAATGGCGGAAATTTACTTATCGGTGAGCATATTAAATGCCTAGATGTAGGAGTGGGGGCTAACTGCATTTACCCCATAATAGGAAATGTAGAGTACGGCTGGCGCTTTGTAGGCAGTGATATTGATCCTGTGGCGATAAAGTCGGCAAGGAAAATTGTAGAAGCCAATCCGCTTATAAGCGAAGAAATAGAGCTAAGATTACAATCTAATCCTAGATTCATTTTTGAAGGAGTTTTAAAGCCGGGTGAGCAGGTAGATTTAGCAATTTGTAATCCACCGTTTCATTCTTCAAAAGCAGAAGCGCAAGCCGGAACAGTACGAAAGTTGAGAAACCTGAAGCATAAGAAAGATGTGAAACCTGTTTTGAACTTTGGTGGAAACAACAATGAGCTTTGGTGTGAAGGAGGGGAGCAAAAGTTTGTAAAAGATATGATTTTTGAAAGCCGGAGATTTAGTAATTCCTGTTTTTGGTTTTCCAGTCTTATCTCAAAAGAAGCAAATCTGAAGAGTGTGTACAAAACCCTGAAAAAGGTTGGGGCTATTAGTGTGAAAACTATCCCCATGGGGCAAGGAAATAAGGTGAGTCGCATCGTAGCCTGGACATTTCTTACGCCAGCTCAGCAAAAGGAGTGGAAGACCCGAAGGTGGAATAAGAAACCAATGGAGTGA
- a CDS encoding SDR family NAD(P)-dependent oxidoreductase, whose translation MTNNRKEGELEKLTEEQILQCISVLETLNADTNQIFEIPKDKRLALLMAAGLLSRPSREEFARRKKEAKKAEKRKLREKDKHARNATGIRSAREAVVFTAPTMIDLTAEHIAEKEVDLESPRNCYVCKAEYKRLHHFYDTMCKECGDFNYAKRFQTADLTGQVALVTGSRLKIGYHITLMMLRAGATVIATTRFPVDSALRFSQEADFTKWGHRLKIHGLDLRHIPSVEIFCNFIEQQYDRLDILINNAAQTVRRPAGFYAHLMPNEERDFAELPKYAKDLLKDHDVCLKELRALSSGFEEGQSKNLPVSWHGKQLGVGLSSSAKLSQIPYSIDNSLTPEEVFPQGKLDADLQQVDLRKTNSWRLKLGEINTTEMLEVQLVNSVAPFVLCNRLADLMKKENTGIKHIINVSAMEGKFHRWHKEDRHPHTNMAKAALNMMTHTAASDFARYGIYMNAVDTGWVTDEDPAELARKKEEIHDFQPPLDIVDGAARVMDPLFDGINTGKHWCGKFLKDYKPIDW comes from the coding sequence ATGACGAATAATAGGAAGGAGGGTGAGTTGGAGAAACTCACTGAGGAGCAAATACTTCAATGTATATCTGTATTGGAAACTTTGAATGCAGATACCAATCAGATTTTTGAAATTCCCAAAGACAAGCGATTGGCTTTACTGATGGCTGCAGGTTTACTTTCAAGGCCTAGTCGTGAGGAGTTTGCAAGACGTAAAAAAGAAGCTAAGAAAGCCGAAAAGCGCAAGCTTAGGGAAAAAGATAAGCACGCTAGAAATGCCACTGGTATAAGAAGTGCACGTGAGGCTGTAGTGTTTACAGCGCCTACAATGATTGATCTTACAGCAGAGCATATTGCCGAGAAAGAGGTGGACTTGGAATCACCACGAAACTGCTATGTATGTAAGGCCGAGTACAAGAGGTTACACCACTTTTATGACACCATGTGTAAGGAGTGTGGCGATTTTAATTATGCCAAACGTTTCCAAACGGCAGACTTAACTGGGCAAGTAGCCTTGGTTACTGGTTCACGACTTAAGATTGGTTACCACATCACTTTGATGATGCTCAGGGCTGGTGCTACGGTAATTGCCACCACGCGTTTTCCTGTAGATTCAGCTTTGCGATTTTCACAAGAAGCTGATTTTACCAAATGGGGGCATCGACTTAAAATTCATGGTCTGGATTTGAGACATATTCCAAGTGTGGAAATCTTCTGCAACTTTATAGAGCAGCAATATGATCGCTTAGATATACTTATAAATAATGCTGCTCAAACGGTGAGGCGTCCAGCTGGGTTTTATGCTCACCTTATGCCAAATGAGGAGCGTGACTTTGCAGAGCTTCCAAAGTATGCAAAAGATCTATTAAAGGATCACGATGTTTGTTTAAAAGAGCTTCGTGCCTTGAGCTCTGGTTTTGAAGAAGGGCAAAGCAAAAACCTCCCGGTAAGTTGGCACGGAAAGCAATTGGGCGTGGGGCTTAGCTCTTCGGCTAAATTGTCTCAAATTCCATACAGTATCGATAATTCATTGACACCTGAGGAGGTATTCCCGCAAGGAAAGCTTGACGCAGATTTGCAACAGGTAGATTTGCGAAAAACCAACAGTTGGAGATTGAAGCTTGGTGAGATAAACACCACCGAAATGCTGGAAGTACAATTGGTGAATTCTGTTGCTCCATTTGTATTGTGCAATCGATTAGCTGATTTGATGAAGAAAGAAAACACAGGCATTAAGCACATTATAAATGTGTCAGCTATGGAAGGTAAGTTTCACCGTTGGCACAAGGAAGATCGCCATCCGCATACCAATATGGCCAAGGCGGCCCTCAATATGATGACGCACACTGCCGCATCTGATTTTGCCAGGTATGGCATTTATATGAATGCTGTAGATACAGGCTGGGTAACTGATGAGGATCCTGCTGAACTAGCAAGGAAAAAAGAAGAGATACATGATTTTCAACCACCACTTGATATAGTGGATGGTGCGGCTCGTGTGATGGATCCGTTATTTGATGGAATAAACACAGGTAAACATTGGTGTGGTAAGTTTTTGAAAGACTATAAACCAATTGATTGGTAA
- a CDS encoding iron-containing alcohol dehydrogenase has translation MNDFQFQNPTKIIFGKDQIKKLADEIPANAKVLMLYGGGSIKSNGIYNQVTEALSKFEVHEMGGIPPNPEYEVLIKALDIIKEKNITYLLAVGGGSVIDGTKFISAAAVYDGDSPWDLITRQKPVTDGMPFGTVLTLPATGSEMNSGSVITRREMKLKLPIGGPGLFPKFSILDPQVVYSIPQRQIANGLADAFTHVLEQYTTYPAQALLQDRFAEGILQTLVEIAPAIMKDNNDYDAAANFMWSCTMALNGLIQKGVPTDWSIHAIGHELTALYNIDHARTLAIITKSLYTYNLETKKEKLAQMAERVWGVTEGDTQEKARAAINHIEDFYQSLGIKTKLSEYTEDYRGTAEFIAERFTERGMTGIGENKNLAPDDVAKIVEMSY, from the coding sequence ATGAACGATTTTCAGTTTCAGAATCCTACCAAGATAATTTTCGGAAAAGACCAGATCAAAAAGCTGGCAGATGAAATTCCCGCTAATGCTAAAGTATTGATGCTGTATGGAGGGGGAAGTATAAAGTCCAACGGAATATATAATCAGGTAACAGAGGCACTTTCAAAGTTTGAAGTGCATGAGATGGGCGGTATTCCTCCAAACCCGGAGTATGAGGTTTTGATAAAAGCTTTGGACATTATAAAAGAGAAGAATATCACTTACCTGCTTGCTGTTGGTGGTGGTTCGGTGATTGACGGTACAAAATTTATTTCCGCAGCAGCGGTATATGATGGCGATTCACCTTGGGATTTGATAACCCGCCAAAAACCGGTTACAGACGGAATGCCTTTTGGTACTGTGCTTACATTGCCAGCTACGGGTTCAGAAATGAACTCTGGATCTGTGATTACCCGTAGAGAAATGAAGCTTAAACTTCCGATTGGTGGTCCAGGCCTCTTTCCAAAGTTTTCCATTTTAGATCCACAGGTGGTGTATTCTATTCCGCAAAGGCAAATTGCCAACGGATTGGCCGATGCCTTTACTCATGTGCTTGAACAATACACAACATATCCTGCACAGGCTTTGCTTCAGGATCGCTTTGCAGAAGGTATTTTGCAAACACTTGTGGAGATTGCTCCGGCCATAATGAAGGACAATAATGATTATGATGCTGCGGCTAATTTTATGTGGAGTTGTACAATGGCTTTAAATGGTCTTATTCAAAAAGGAGTGCCTACTGATTGGAGTATTCACGCCATAGGCCATGAGCTTACGGCTTTGTACAATATTGACCACGCACGTACTTTGGCCATTATTACTAAAAGTTTGTACACCTATAATTTAGAAACGAAAAAGGAGAAGCTGGCTCAAATGGCAGAGCGCGTATGGGGAGTTACAGAAGGAGATACTCAGGAAAAAGCCCGTGCCGCAATCAATCACATTGAAGATTTCTACCAGTCTTTGGGTATTAAAACCAAGCTTTCGGAATATACTGAAGATTACAGAGGAACTGCAGAGTTTATTGCTGAGCGTTTTACCGAGCGCGGAATGACAGGAATTGGCGAGAACAAAAATTTAGCTCCGGACGATGTAGCCAAAATTGTGGAGATGAGCTATTAG
- a CDS encoding PLDc N-terminal domain-containing protein: MTLLGIIGIWQIILLAFFLSLLLLPVWAIVVMLKNEHEPNNRLLWIVLIILLPIIGSAVYLILRGNSRNRSNYQR, encoded by the coding sequence ATGACATTACTCGGAATTATTGGTATTTGGCAAATTATTCTCCTGGCATTCTTTTTATCTCTACTATTATTACCGGTATGGGCAATTGTAGTAATGCTAAAAAATGAGCATGAACCTAATAATCGACTTCTTTGGATAGTCCTTATTATTTTATTGCCAATAATAGGTTCGGCAGTTTATCTTATTCTTCGCGGAAATTCTCGTAACCGAAGCAATTATCAGCGTTAG
- a CDS encoding PBP1 and LysM peptidoglycan-binding domain-containing protein yields MIRSFLFIVFLSLISIGSFAQSDKYIFHDVVEGDTKYSISKEYHISIEDLEKFNPEIKSGLRLNTKLLIPKELMKKNEEPAPTKTVGPGFTSYTVKAGQTLYSIAKEYGVSVADIRKNNPQLADGLKAGMILNIPPKAATPKETTQKKDTGDKTHTVQPGETLYSLAIQYHVGIADIKKLNPELEQDGLKVGMVIKIPEPREEVKDEIAQQQAQKAYYIHVVKKTETAYSISRQYELSLDSLYLINPTAKEGLQIGQELNIPGNRAPKETIVEKPAERLNSDEGKEIASVNDSSSQKGEDENYFLYKVKSGDSFYSLKSRYNVSQEELEKLNPEIKRGLEVDKYIIIPQNGKAEDVKWLDKLFAKETKTTPIEAPSDNKKFRKDSLNTGGEVITQVPEVKFEDTLMVNTSKTYKVGLMLPFNVVSDTVVQNSSAIEGTQKVSLDFYNGLLMAADTLAKQGMNLDLNVYDTKNSLFHLQEKSKEYRQKNFDMVIGPLFHKNVEYIADDLRKQNVPVISPLSKSVDVAGRPNLIKCNPGNAAAGQVIADMLNTEYAKARVIFAYSSSEAESVQQVRARLLPRADSNRIDDITFTKELIERNVLKDMMAPGKQNVVIIFSEDQVFLSDLISNLRLMRSYDIAVIGPSKLLKIQTLEMDYLNKLNLSMPDANYIDYNDPKTISFIKDYREKYKAEPSQFAFQGYDVGMYFLQKLWKNGKYMMYHLDDEQPMLGTGFKITKDAKGGYQNDFMYLTGVRDLTLVKLEKK; encoded by the coding sequence ATGATCAGAAGTTTTTTGTTTATAGTTTTTTTATCGCTAATAAGTATTGGCAGCTTTGCTCAATCGGATAAGTATATTTTTCACGATGTAGTAGAAGGGGATACCAAGTACAGCATCAGTAAGGAGTATCACATTAGCATAGAAGATCTCGAAAAATTCAATCCCGAAATAAAAAGTGGCTTACGCCTAAATACCAAGCTTCTTATTCCAAAGGAGCTGATGAAGAAGAACGAAGAGCCCGCACCGACAAAAACCGTTGGTCCGGGCTTTACCTCGTATACCGTAAAAGCCGGGCAAACCTTGTATTCGATAGCTAAAGAATACGGAGTGAGTGTGGCCGATATTCGCAAGAATAATCCCCAATTGGCAGATGGCCTTAAAGCTGGAATGATACTCAATATTCCCCCAAAGGCTGCTACACCAAAGGAAACAACTCAAAAGAAAGATACAGGTGATAAAACCCATACTGTACAGCCTGGAGAAACTTTATACTCTTTGGCTATTCAGTACCATGTAGGCATTGCCGATATTAAAAAGCTAAACCCTGAACTGGAGCAAGATGGATTGAAAGTAGGTATGGTTATCAAAATTCCGGAACCTCGCGAAGAAGTAAAGGATGAGATAGCCCAACAACAAGCTCAGAAAGCGTACTACATTCATGTAGTTAAGAAAACTGAAACGGCTTATTCCATCAGTCGTCAGTATGAGCTTTCTTTAGATAGTTTATACCTAATAAACCCTACTGCAAAGGAAGGTTTGCAAATAGGGCAGGAGCTTAATATTCCTGGAAACAGGGCACCAAAAGAAACGATTGTTGAAAAACCAGCAGAAAGGTTAAACTCTGATGAAGGAAAAGAAATAGCCTCAGTAAACGATAGTTCGTCACAAAAGGGTGAAGATGAAAACTACTTCTTGTACAAAGTAAAAAGTGGAGATTCTTTTTACTCCCTAAAAAGCCGTTACAATGTAAGTCAGGAGGAACTGGAGAAATTAAATCCAGAAATTAAGCGCGGGCTTGAAGTAGATAAGTACATTATTATTCCACAAAATGGAAAGGCAGAAGATGTAAAATGGCTGGACAAACTTTTTGCAAAAGAGACAAAAACTACACCTATTGAAGCACCAAGCGATAATAAGAAATTCAGAAAAGACAGCCTGAATACGGGTGGAGAGGTGATTACGCAAGTGCCTGAAGTGAAGTTTGAGGATACACTTATGGTGAATACCAGTAAAACTTATAAGGTGGGATTGATGCTTCCATTTAATGTGGTGAGTGATACAGTTGTTCAAAATTCATCTGCTATTGAAGGTACTCAAAAAGTGTCTCTTGATTTTTACAATGGATTGCTGATGGCGGCCGATACTTTGGCCAAGCAGGGAATGAATTTGGATTTGAATGTGTATGACACTAAGAACAGTTTGTTCCATTTACAGGAAAAGAGCAAGGAATATCGCCAGAAGAATTTTGATATGGTGATTGGGCCATTATTTCACAAAAACGTGGAATACATAGCTGATGATTTGCGTAAGCAAAATGTACCGGTAATTAGTCCATTGAGTAAATCTGTGGATGTAGCTGGCAGACCAAACCTTATAAAGTGTAACCCGGGAAATGCGGCAGCCGGGCAGGTAATAGCGGATATGCTAAATACTGAATACGCTAAGGCACGTGTAATATTTGCTTACAGTAGCTCGGAAGCAGAAAGCGTGCAGCAAGTAAGGGCAAGACTTTTACCAAGAGCGGATAGTAATAGAATTGACGATATTACTTTTACTAAAGAGTTGATAGAGCGCAACGTACTGAAGGATATGATGGCACCGGGTAAGCAGAATGTGGTGATTATCTTTTCAGAAGATCAGGTGTTTCTAAGCGATCTTATTAGCAATCTTCGCTTGATGCGCTCTTATGACATCGCTGTGATTGGGCCTTCTAAGTTGCTGAAAATACAGACATTGGAGATGGACTATTTGAATAAGCTAAACCTTAGCATGCCTGATGCCAACTACATTGATTACAATGATCCCAAGACAATTAGTTTTATAAAAGATTACCGAGAGAAATATAAGGCTGAGCCTTCGCAATTCGCTTTTCAGGGATATGATGTAGGTATGTACTTTTTGCAAAAGCTATGGAAAAACGGAAAATACATGATGTACCATTTGGATGATGAGCAGCCGATGCTGGGCACAGGTTTCAAAATCACCAAAGACGCAAAAGGGGGCTATCAAAACGACTTTATGTACCTCACCGGAGTGCGAGACCTCACATTGGTGAAACTGGAGAAAAAGTAA
- the guaA gene encoding glutamine-hydrolyzing GMP synthase, whose product MQEMILILDCGSQYTQLIARRVRELNIYCEIHPYNNAPKLTPAMKGVIISGSPASVRDDDSPKLELEEIKGKLPLLGVCYGAQYMVQAFGGKVEASDSREYGRANLKFIDEQSPLMTGMPMGSQVWMSHGDTIKQMPEGYKLIASTADVEAAAYKIEGETTYGIQFHPEVYHSKDGLKLLENFTVGICGCVQDWTPISFVEDTIEKMRKKLGKDHVVLGLSGGVDSTVTAVLLSEAIGDRLHCIFVNNGVLRKDEFENVLEQYKEMGLNIKGVDSSDRFLNALEGIADPEIKRKTIGRKFIEVFDDEASLITNVEWLAQGTIYPDVIESVSVNGGPSATIKSHHNVGGLPDFMKLQVVEPMKSLFKDEVRRVGKALGIDDELLGRHPFPGPGLAIRIIGEITKEKVRVLQEVDHIFIQGLKDHGLYDDVWQAGAMLLPVQSVGVMGDERTYENVVALRAVESTDGMTADWVHLPYEFLAEISNKIINRVKGVNRVVYDISSKPPATIEWE is encoded by the coding sequence ATGCAAGAAATGATCCTGATTTTAGACTGCGGATCGCAATACACGCAGCTTATTGCGCGCAGAGTTCGTGAGTTGAATATATACTGCGAAATCCATCCGTATAACAATGCACCAAAACTTACCCCTGCTATGAAAGGGGTAATCATTAGCGGAAGCCCTGCTTCGGTGCGTGATGATGATTCTCCAAAATTGGAGCTTGAAGAAATCAAAGGTAAACTGCCACTACTTGGTGTGTGCTATGGTGCACAGTACATGGTGCAGGCTTTTGGTGGAAAAGTGGAAGCTTCTGATTCGCGTGAGTATGGTCGTGCCAATTTGAAGTTTATTGATGAGCAATCGCCATTGATGACGGGTATGCCAATGGGCTCACAGGTTTGGATGAGCCACGGAGATACCATTAAGCAAATGCCGGAAGGTTATAAGCTTATTGCCAGCACTGCAGATGTGGAAGCGGCAGCATATAAAATTGAAGGCGAAACTACTTATGGTATTCAGTTTCACCCGGAGGTATACCACAGTAAGGATGGTCTTAAACTATTAGAAAACTTTACCGTTGGCATTTGCGGGTGTGTACAGGATTGGACACCTATTTCTTTTGTAGAAGATACAATTGAGAAGATGCGCAAAAAGCTAGGTAAAGATCATGTAGTGCTTGGGCTTAGTGGTGGTGTAGATAGCACCGTTACCGCTGTATTGCTTTCAGAAGCTATTGGTGATAGGTTGCATTGCATCTTTGTAAATAATGGTGTGCTTCGCAAAGACGAATTTGAAAATGTATTGGAGCAGTATAAGGAGATGGGCCTTAATATTAAAGGTGTTGATTCTTCTGATCGTTTCTTGAATGCACTTGAAGGAATAGCAGACCCTGAAATAAAGAGAAAAACTATTGGCCGAAAATTCATTGAGGTATTTGATGATGAGGCTTCATTGATCACCAATGTAGAGTGGTTGGCACAAGGAACTATTTATCCTGATGTGATAGAATCTGTTTCTGTAAACGGTGGACCTTCTGCTACTATTAAGTCACACCACAATGTGGGCGGACTTCCTGACTTTATGAAATTACAGGTAGTGGAGCCTATGAAATCCTTATTTAAGGATGAGGTAAGACGTGTAGGTAAAGCATTAGGCATTGATGATGAGCTTTTGGGCCGACACCCTTTCCCGGGCCCGGGATTGGCCATTCGTATTATTGGAGAAATTACCAAGGAGAAAGTACGAGTGCTCCAGGAGGTAGATCATATTTTTATACAAGGCCTAAAAGACCACGGGTTATATGATGATGTATGGCAGGCAGGAGCAATGTTGCTACCCGTGCAATCAGTTGGGGTGATGGGAGATGAACGAACTTATGAGAATGTAGTAGCGTTACGCGCAGTAGAGTCTACCGATGGTATGACAGCTGATTGGGTACATTTACCGTATGAATTTTTGGCAGAGATATCCAATAAAATAATAAACCGCGTTAAAGGTGTAAACAGAGTGGTGTATGACATTAGCTCTAAGCCACCAGCTACAATAGAATGGGAATGA
- a CDS encoding SRPBCC family protein, with translation MKALKVILIIIAVLFGGYCIWMATLPTEYDMERTAVIDAEPEVVFTEVNTLTEWPKWSPWYKIDTTAEYEYSDVVTGEGAYYTWSSTDGNMGSGKYTNTTVVPNEEIVYTMEFEGMGGSEGYWNFEPVEDSRTKVTWGFHTEFDFFSRVWGVFMDDMLGAQFEEGLDNLKSVSENMPKKEASPAADISVTQVESMPYYGITDEVSWADMGSDFFAERYGALATYLGEDMKNTLSAPFAIYHVWDEENKMAKVEVAIATTSTKPGNDRIKKGNTYAGTVVKGVHLGAYDKTGDLHMALYEYVGNNNYEMAGSPWESYVTDPGTEPDTAKWVTEIYYPVMQSSTATAE, from the coding sequence ATGAAAGCACTAAAAGTTATTCTAATCATCATTGCTGTCCTCTTTGGGGGGTACTGCATCTGGATGGCAACACTACCCACTGAATACGACATGGAAAGAACAGCAGTAATTGATGCTGAACCCGAAGTAGTATTTACAGAAGTAAACACCCTTACTGAATGGCCAAAATGGAGCCCTTGGTATAAAATTGATACTACTGCCGAATACGAATATTCTGATGTAGTAACCGGTGAAGGTGCATATTACACATGGAGCAGCACTGATGGAAACATGGGATCAGGAAAATACACTAACACCACGGTGGTGCCCAACGAAGAAATCGTTTACACGATGGAATTTGAAGGAATGGGTGGTTCTGAAGGTTACTGGAACTTTGAACCTGTGGAGGATTCAAGAACAAAAGTTACCTGGGGTTTTCATACCGAGTTTGACTTCTTCAGTAGAGTATGGGGCGTATTTATGGACGATATGCTTGGAGCACAATTTGAAGAGGGGCTTGATAACCTTAAATCCGTTTCTGAAAACATGCCCAAGAAAGAGGCTTCCCCTGCAGCCGATATTTCAGTTACTCAGGTAGAATCTATGCCGTACTACGGAATTACTGACGAAGTAAGCTGGGCTGATATGGGTTCAGACTTTTTTGCTGAGCGCTATGGTGCTTTAGCTACCTATTTGGGAGAAGACATGAAGAATACTCTTAGCGCTCCATTTGCTATTTACCATGTATGGGACGAAGAAAACAAAATGGCAAAAGTGGAAGTAGCTATTGCTACAACCTCTACCAAACCAGGAAACGACCGCATCAAAAAAGGAAATACTTACGCTGGTACTGTTGTAAAAGGTGTTCACCTTGGTGCATATGACAAAACCGGAGATTTACACATGGCTCTGTATGAATATGTTGGCAACAACAATTATGAAATGGCAGGTTCTCCATGGGAATCTTACGTAACTGATCCAGGCACCGAGCCTGATACCGCTAAGTGGGTTACTGAAATTTACTATCCGGTAATGCAAAGCAGCACAGCTACTGCTGAATAA
- the egtB gene encoding ergothioneine biosynthesis protein EgtB, with protein sequence MTLFERFNNIRQHTEKLMSPLSVEDHLSQPITDVSPPKWHLGHTTWFFETFILAKFKQNYEVFDPNFNFLFNSYYESVGKRLLRDMRGTMTRPPLERVYEYRKYVDVQMEQFFDENPPAEALKLLELGLNHEQQHQELFLTDFKYILGVQPFHPVYDSHFSESETEPHQTWLEVEPGLYKIGHDSEHFCFDNELNAHRVYLNHFEISSKLVTNGDWLKFIEEGGYQNFKYWHSEGWGWVNDEHIEAPLYWENIDGKWHRFSLAGLEEVNPDEPVAHISYYEAYAYAEWAGMRLPTEAEWEIASDQFDWGQRWEWTDSAYLPYPGFSKAEGAVGEYNGKFMVGQMVLRGSSVATSPHHSRKTYRNFFHPHLRWQFTGLRLVK encoded by the coding sequence TTGACACTTTTCGAAAGATTTAATAATATAAGGCAGCATACCGAAAAGCTTATGAGTCCCCTTTCGGTAGAAGACCACCTTTCGCAACCCATTACAGATGTAAGCCCACCCAAGTGGCATTTGGGGCATACCACCTGGTTTTTTGAAACATTTATACTCGCTAAGTTTAAGCAGAACTATGAGGTATTCGACCCTAATTTCAATTTCCTCTTTAACTCTTATTACGAATCTGTAGGTAAGCGATTGCTGCGAGATATGCGTGGCACTATGACACGCCCTCCGCTGGAGCGTGTATATGAATACCGAAAATATGTAGATGTTCAGATGGAGCAATTCTTTGATGAGAACCCTCCTGCTGAAGCTTTGAAACTTTTAGAGCTTGGGCTAAATCATGAGCAACAGCATCAAGAATTATTTCTTACCGACTTCAAATATATTTTGGGAGTTCAGCCCTTTCATCCTGTTTACGATTCACATTTTAGCGAAAGCGAAACTGAACCGCACCAAACCTGGTTGGAGGTAGAGCCCGGGCTATATAAAATTGGTCATGACAGCGAACACTTTTGTTTTGACAATGAATTGAATGCTCATCGGGTTTACCTCAACCACTTTGAGATTTCGAGTAAGCTGGTGACCAATGGTGACTGGCTGAAATTCATAGAAGAAGGAGGCTATCAAAATTTTAAATACTGGCACTCCGAAGGCTGGGGCTGGGTAAATGATGAGCACATTGAAGCTCCATTATATTGGGAAAATATTGATGGTAAATGGCATCGCTTTTCTTTGGCAGGATTGGAAGAAGTAAACCCTGACGAGCCTGTTGCTCACATTTCATACTACGAAGCTTACGCTTACGCGGAATGGGCTGGAATGCGATTACCCACTGAAGCCGAATGGGAAATTGCTTCTGACCAATTTGATTGGGGACAGCGCTGGGAATGGACGGATTCGGCCTATCTACCCTACCCAGGTTTTAGCAAAGCTGAAGGTGCCGTGGGCGAATACAATGGTAAGTTTATGGTAGGCCAAATGGTATTGCGCGGAAGTTCAGTAGCCACCTCGCCACATCATAGCCGAAAAACGTACCGTAACTTTTTTCACCCGCACCTGCGCTGGCAATTTACAGGCCTAAGATTGGTAAAGTAA